A portion of the Cryptomeria japonica chromosome 5, Sugi_1.0, whole genome shotgun sequence genome contains these proteins:
- the LOC131041800 gene encoding disease resistance protein RUN1-like isoform X2: MEISVQHQSQPPAIKILCDLNEEFHQYQPPINRIPFDVNNKFNVFLSFRGKDVRKTFVDHLYESLSGAGLRVFLDSEELEKGKDIDSSLQTAIETSDVFIPIFSQHYAESPWCLKEAAQMLRSNGFIIPLFYDVEPCDVRYPQREGGPFAEAFRKHYSHLDRQDETTIEEWKNALYQISSLSGWTRAEEFGYEGRLVKRVVKDVLNTLKITPLDVPVHLVGLETHMCDLLNRLDLSSSHNTVRVGVSGIGGVGKTTLAKAVYNGIYARFNAYFFAQKNNTLVDLQRAILRRLVNYHGEVSSVAEGKALMENLLRGVCALVILDDVNDRSHLDAVNGDWFGPGSRIIITSRNRHILNLAKVDSVLEMSGLGEGEALQLFCWHAFSRAFAENPYKQLSTRIAKACRGHPLALQVIGAHLFDKKQRDDIQCWEEALHNIGENQEISEVLRISYDGLSHVEKEIFQDIAYCFAGERENDAVMFWEVLHPNRVQTALKNLSLKMLIGINVSDSQAFLSMHDLLREMGRGIQEQVDNNRRLWLPMGAHRNLSRDRAEGVNMLVYTGENGREPVSVHRMHSLRYLVVQNTIVGNIGNLAPNLLWIKIRNCEFVSDTYSLLTLRNRFQLDSNWSQVRILSVDQCASITRIPNTLDSLVNLRRLYLRDCIALTTLPNTLGNLSQLEKLYLGGCTSLTSLPHTVGNLRQLKYLGLEGCTGLRSLPSTVGNLRQLEALDLSGCIGLRSLPSTVGDLAHLKVLYLRRCTGLSNLPNTIGDLAQLWRLSIFGCSALQSLRYPLAKLQNLRSFTLSGSGDIESFHDAVVKSAQKGRHRKLGSEEV, translated from the exons ATGGAGATTTCTGTTCAGCACCAGTCTCAGCCTCCCGCCATCAAAATCCTCTGCGATCTCAACGAGGAGTTTCATCAGTATCAGCCGCCCATCAACAGAATCCCCTTCGATGTCAACAACAAATTTAATGTGTTTCTGAGCTTTCGCGGAAAAGATGTGAGAAAAACTTTTGTCGACCATCTTTACGAATCTCTCTCTGGAGCGGGACTTAGGGTTTTCCTCGACAGCGAAGAACTGGAGAAGGGCAAAGACATCGATTCCAGCTTGCAAACGGCCATTGAAACAAGTGATGTTTTCATTCCGATATTTTCCCAACACTATGCAGAATCACCATGGTGTCTGAAGGAGGCGGCCCAGATGTTGAGATCTAATGGCTTCATCATTCCTCTGTTTTATGATGTGGAGCCCTGTGATGTTCGCTACCCTCAAAGAGAGGGAGGTCCATTCGCCGAGGCATTCAGAAAACATTACAGCCATTTAGATCGGCAGGATGAGACTACAATCGAGGAATGGAAGAATGCTCTTTATCAAATCTCTTCTCTTTCTGGTTGGACAAGGGCGGAAGAATTCGG ATACGAAGGAAGACTGGTTAAAAGGGTTGTGAAAGACGTGTTGAATACCTTAAAGATCACTCCGCTGGATGTCCCTGTTCATCTTGTGGGACTTGAAACGCATATGTGTGACCTACTCAATAGATTAGATCTCAGTTCGTCGCATAACACAGTAAGAGTGGGAGTCAGTGGTATAGGCGGCGTCGGTAAAACCACCCTGGCCAAGGCTGTTTACAATGGAATTTATGCTAGGTTTAATGCCTATTTCTTTGCACAGAAAAATAATACTCTTGTAGACTTGCAACGGGCAATTCTAAGAAGATTGGTAAATTACCATGGAGAAGTTTCAAGTGTTGCCGAGGGAAAAGCTCTGATGGAAAACCTATTGCGAGGAGTTTGTGCCCTTGTCATATTGGATGATGTGAATGATCGGAGCCACTTGGATGCAGTGAATGGGGATTGGTTCGGGCCTGGTAGCAGAATCATCATTACATCCCGAAATCGACACATACTCAATCTTGCTAAGGTTGATTCAGTTCTTGAAATGAGTGGGCTAGGGGAGGGTGAAGCTCTTCAATTGTTTTGTTGGCATGCTTTCTCGAGGGCATTCGCGGAGAACCCCTACAAACAACTTTCTACAAGAATTGCAAAAGCCTGCCGGGGACATCCTCTTGCATTGCAAGTTATTGGAGCACATTTGTTTGATAAGAAGCAGCGGGACGACATTCAATGTTGGGAAGAAGCTCTGCACAACATTGGGGAAAATCAAGAAATATCCGAAGTCCTTCGAATCAGTTACGATGGACTTAGCCATGTTGAGAAGGAAATATTTCAGGATATAGCTTATTGCTTTGCTGGTGAAAGGGAAAATGACGCTGTTATGTTCTGGGAAGTTTTACACCCAAACAGAGTTCAAACAGCCCTCAAGAACCTTTCGCTGAAAATGCTTATAGGTATAAATGTCAGTGACTCTCAAGCATTCCTCAGTATGCATGACCTTTTGCGGGAAATGGGAAGAGGAATTCAAGAGCAGGTTGATAATAATAGGAGACTGTGGCTGCCAATGGGTGCACACAGAAATTTGAGCAGAGACAGAGCAGAGGGAGTGAATATGCTCGTTTACACAGGAGAGAATGGAAGAGAGCCCGTCAGTGTCCATAGAATGCATTCCCTACGCTACCTAGTTGTGCAAAATACTATAGTGGGGAACATTGGAAACTTGGCACCGAATTTGTTATGGATAAAAATAAGAAATTGTGAATTTGTAAGTGATACATATTCATTGTTAACATTGAGAAACAGATTCCAGCTGGATAGCAATTGGTCCCAAGTCAGGATTTTAAGTGTAGACCAGTGTGCAAGTATTACGAGAATTCCAAATACACTTGACAGCTTGGTGAACCTCCGACGCCTGTATCTGCGGGATTGCATAGCTCTCACAACACTTCCAAACACTCTTGGTAACTTGTCACAATTGGAAAAGTTATATTTGGGCGGCTGTACGAGTTTAACAAGCCTTCCTCATACTGTGGGCAACTTGAGGCAGCTAAAATATTTGGGTTTGGAAGGTTGTACAGGTCTAAGAAGCCTTCCCAGCACTGTAGGCAACTTGAGGCAGCTAGAAGCATTAGATTTGTCAGGCTGTATAGGTCTAAGAAGCCTTCCCAGCACTGTAGGTGATTTAGCTCATCTAAAAGTGTTGTACTTAAGAAGATGTACAGGACTAAGTAATCTTCCCAACACAATAGGCGACCTGGCACAACTCTGGCGTTTGTCCATCTTTGGTTGTTCAGCTTTACAGAGCCTTCGTTACCCGTTGGCCAAGTTACAAAATCTAAGGAGTTTCACTTTATCAGGTTCGGGAGACATAGAAAGCTTTCATGATGCGGTGGTCAAGTCAGCCCAG AAGGGTCGGCATAGGAAGCTTGGTTCAGAAGAAGTTTAA
- the LOC131041800 gene encoding disease resistance protein RPV1-like isoform X1, producing MEISVQHQSQPPAIKILCDLNEEFHQYQPPINRIPFDVNNKFNVFLSFRGKDVRKTFVDHLYESLSGAGLRVFLDSEELEKGKDIDSSLQTAIETSDVFIPIFSQHYAESPWCLKEAAQMLRSNGFIIPLFYDVEPCDVRYPQREGGPFAEAFRKHYSHLDRQDETTIEEWKNALYQISSLSGWTRAEEFGYEGRLVKRVVKDVLNTLKITPLDVPVHLVGLETHMCDLLNRLDLSSSHNTVRVGVSGIGGVGKTTLAKAVYNGIYARFNAYFFAQKNNTLVDLQRAILRRLVNYHGEVSSVAEGKALMENLLRGVCALVILDDVNDRSHLDAVNGDWFGPGSRIIITSRNRHILNLAKVDSVLEMSGLGEGEALQLFCWHAFSRAFAENPYKQLSTRIAKACRGHPLALQVIGAHLFDKKQRDDIQCWEEALHNIGENQEISEVLRISYDGLSHVEKEIFQDIAYCFAGERENDAVMFWEVLHPNRVQTALKNLSLKMLIGINVSDSQAFLSMHDLLREMGRGIQEQVDNNRRLWLPMGAHRNLSRDRAEGVNMLVYTGENGREPVSVHRMHSLRYLVVQNTIVGNIGNLAPNLLWIKIRNCEFVSDTYSLLTLRNRFQLDSNWSQVRILSVDQCASITRIPNTLDSLVNLRRLYLRDCIALTTLPNTLGNLSQLEKLYLGGCTSLTSLPHTVGNLRQLKYLGLEGCTGLRSLPSTVGNLRQLEALDLSGCIGLRSLPSTVGDLAHLKVLYLRRCTGLSNLPNTIGDLAQLWRLSIFGCSALQSLRYPLAKLQNLRSFTLSGSGDIESFHDAVVKSAQVRELNRRVGIGSLVQKKFNVYFIYHAADEKEILIDYYKYKYLRTGSLRICPGSLDSESSDIREAIDNIDNSDILVPVYSKSFAESNMCVRMYAAMSRSKAFIMPLQLRTYTRRYFNEVTKTMRELEVKGFKI from the exons ATGGAGATTTCTGTTCAGCACCAGTCTCAGCCTCCCGCCATCAAAATCCTCTGCGATCTCAACGAGGAGTTTCATCAGTATCAGCCGCCCATCAACAGAATCCCCTTCGATGTCAACAACAAATTTAATGTGTTTCTGAGCTTTCGCGGAAAAGATGTGAGAAAAACTTTTGTCGACCATCTTTACGAATCTCTCTCTGGAGCGGGACTTAGGGTTTTCCTCGACAGCGAAGAACTGGAGAAGGGCAAAGACATCGATTCCAGCTTGCAAACGGCCATTGAAACAAGTGATGTTTTCATTCCGATATTTTCCCAACACTATGCAGAATCACCATGGTGTCTGAAGGAGGCGGCCCAGATGTTGAGATCTAATGGCTTCATCATTCCTCTGTTTTATGATGTGGAGCCCTGTGATGTTCGCTACCCTCAAAGAGAGGGAGGTCCATTCGCCGAGGCATTCAGAAAACATTACAGCCATTTAGATCGGCAGGATGAGACTACAATCGAGGAATGGAAGAATGCTCTTTATCAAATCTCTTCTCTTTCTGGTTGGACAAGGGCGGAAGAATTCGG ATACGAAGGAAGACTGGTTAAAAGGGTTGTGAAAGACGTGTTGAATACCTTAAAGATCACTCCGCTGGATGTCCCTGTTCATCTTGTGGGACTTGAAACGCATATGTGTGACCTACTCAATAGATTAGATCTCAGTTCGTCGCATAACACAGTAAGAGTGGGAGTCAGTGGTATAGGCGGCGTCGGTAAAACCACCCTGGCCAAGGCTGTTTACAATGGAATTTATGCTAGGTTTAATGCCTATTTCTTTGCACAGAAAAATAATACTCTTGTAGACTTGCAACGGGCAATTCTAAGAAGATTGGTAAATTACCATGGAGAAGTTTCAAGTGTTGCCGAGGGAAAAGCTCTGATGGAAAACCTATTGCGAGGAGTTTGTGCCCTTGTCATATTGGATGATGTGAATGATCGGAGCCACTTGGATGCAGTGAATGGGGATTGGTTCGGGCCTGGTAGCAGAATCATCATTACATCCCGAAATCGACACATACTCAATCTTGCTAAGGTTGATTCAGTTCTTGAAATGAGTGGGCTAGGGGAGGGTGAAGCTCTTCAATTGTTTTGTTGGCATGCTTTCTCGAGGGCATTCGCGGAGAACCCCTACAAACAACTTTCTACAAGAATTGCAAAAGCCTGCCGGGGACATCCTCTTGCATTGCAAGTTATTGGAGCACATTTGTTTGATAAGAAGCAGCGGGACGACATTCAATGTTGGGAAGAAGCTCTGCACAACATTGGGGAAAATCAAGAAATATCCGAAGTCCTTCGAATCAGTTACGATGGACTTAGCCATGTTGAGAAGGAAATATTTCAGGATATAGCTTATTGCTTTGCTGGTGAAAGGGAAAATGACGCTGTTATGTTCTGGGAAGTTTTACACCCAAACAGAGTTCAAACAGCCCTCAAGAACCTTTCGCTGAAAATGCTTATAGGTATAAATGTCAGTGACTCTCAAGCATTCCTCAGTATGCATGACCTTTTGCGGGAAATGGGAAGAGGAATTCAAGAGCAGGTTGATAATAATAGGAGACTGTGGCTGCCAATGGGTGCACACAGAAATTTGAGCAGAGACAGAGCAGAGGGAGTGAATATGCTCGTTTACACAGGAGAGAATGGAAGAGAGCCCGTCAGTGTCCATAGAATGCATTCCCTACGCTACCTAGTTGTGCAAAATACTATAGTGGGGAACATTGGAAACTTGGCACCGAATTTGTTATGGATAAAAATAAGAAATTGTGAATTTGTAAGTGATACATATTCATTGTTAACATTGAGAAACAGATTCCAGCTGGATAGCAATTGGTCCCAAGTCAGGATTTTAAGTGTAGACCAGTGTGCAAGTATTACGAGAATTCCAAATACACTTGACAGCTTGGTGAACCTCCGACGCCTGTATCTGCGGGATTGCATAGCTCTCACAACACTTCCAAACACTCTTGGTAACTTGTCACAATTGGAAAAGTTATATTTGGGCGGCTGTACGAGTTTAACAAGCCTTCCTCATACTGTGGGCAACTTGAGGCAGCTAAAATATTTGGGTTTGGAAGGTTGTACAGGTCTAAGAAGCCTTCCCAGCACTGTAGGCAACTTGAGGCAGCTAGAAGCATTAGATTTGTCAGGCTGTATAGGTCTAAGAAGCCTTCCCAGCACTGTAGGTGATTTAGCTCATCTAAAAGTGTTGTACTTAAGAAGATGTACAGGACTAAGTAATCTTCCCAACACAATAGGCGACCTGGCACAACTCTGGCGTTTGTCCATCTTTGGTTGTTCAGCTTTACAGAGCCTTCGTTACCCGTTGGCCAAGTTACAAAATCTAAGGAGTTTCACTTTATCAGGTTCGGGAGACATAGAAAGCTTTCATGATGCGGTGGTCAAGTCAGCCCAGGTTAGGGAGTTAAACAG AAGGGTCGGCATAGGAAGCTTGGTTCAGAAGAAGTTTAATGTCTACTTTATTTACCACGCAGCAGATGAAAAGGAAATATTGATAGATTATTATAAGTACAAATACTTGCGCACCGGATCACTTCGAATATGCCCAGGCAGTTTGGATAGCGAAAGTAGTGACATTAGGGAGGCAATTGATAACATTGATAACTCTGATATTCTTGTTCCTGTATATTCCAAAAGCTTTGCGGAGTCGAATATGTGCGTGAGAATGTACGCAGCCATGAGCCGCTCGAAAGCCTTTATTATGCCTCTGCAACTTCGCACCTATACACGGCGCTATTTTAACGAAGTTACGAAAACAATGAGAGAGTTAGAAGTCAAAGGTTTTAAGATATAA